In Paenibacillus hexagrammi, the following are encoded in one genomic region:
- the mreB gene encoding rod shape-determining protein, with product MLKRFGKVYGIDLGTSNTVIFEKGKGIMLNEPSVVAIDQRTSDLIAVGAEAQAMVGRAPEHVEVTYPLKNGVIANIDMTSSMIQQFIKKMQARSFFLSSAQVYISVPCGITNVQKRAVEQTVVRKGANRAIAVEGPLAAALGAGIEIEKPLGRLILDIGGGSCQLAVLSLGGIVTSHKMQRAGMSIDQDIMEYVKKQYNMEIGERTAEKIKREIGSVNEMAAVRILEVRGRDVVHGLPRSIQLSSDEIYEVINEFVTAVVEAVRTTLEQCPPELAGDVLEQGMLLCGGGSLLDGLAARIRSDTGVPVLIAERPLECAALGTGMMLDKQAGSKTVEWRETVREDEATSN from the coding sequence ATGCTGAAACGTTTTGGAAAAGTGTACGGCATTGATCTGGGAACATCCAATACCGTTATATTTGAAAAAGGAAAAGGAATTATGCTTAACGAACCGTCTGTGGTCGCTATAGATCAACGCACGAGTGATCTGATTGCAGTAGGTGCGGAAGCACAGGCTATGGTTGGCCGCGCCCCCGAGCATGTGGAAGTCACATATCCATTAAAGAACGGCGTGATTGCCAACATCGATATGACAAGCAGCATGATTCAACAATTTATAAAAAAAATGCAAGCTCGTTCCTTCTTTCTTAGCAGTGCTCAAGTGTACATCTCTGTACCCTGCGGCATTACCAATGTGCAGAAGCGAGCTGTCGAACAGACAGTCGTCCGTAAAGGAGCTAATCGGGCCATTGCTGTGGAGGGGCCTTTGGCTGCTGCATTGGGTGCAGGGATTGAAATTGAGAAGCCCTTGGGGAGACTTATTCTTGATATTGGAGGCGGCAGCTGCCAACTGGCCGTACTGTCATTGGGCGGTATTGTGACCAGTCACAAGATGCAGCGGGCCGGTATGTCCATCGATCAGGATATTATGGAATATGTAAAAAAACAATACAATATGGAAATCGGAGAACGCACAGCGGAAAAAATTAAAAGAGAAATTGGTTCGGTCAATGAAATGGCCGCGGTGCGAATTTTGGAGGTTCGCGGACGCGATGTGGTTCATGGTCTTCCACGGTCCATTCAACTATCATCCGACGAGATTTATGAAGTTATCAATGAATTTGTAACAGCCGTTGTAGAAGCCGTCCGAACGACATTGGAGCAGTGTCCGCCTGAATTAGCCGGAGATGTTCTGGAGCAGGGAATGCTGCTTTGCGGAGGAGGTTCTCTGCTTGATGGACTTGCTGCGAGAATTCGATCAGATACTGGGGTACCCGTGCTGATTGCCGAACGCCCGCTCGAATGTGCAGCGCTGGGTACAGGAATGATGCTGGACAAGCAAGCTGGAAGTAAGACGGTGGAATGGAGAGAAACCGTACGGGAAGATGAGGCGACTTCAAATTGA
- a CDS encoding FUSC family protein: protein MVFGARVWKTGMAVALALYISVWLNFTPPVIAAVAAIFAMQPSIYRSWRYFLEQLQTNVLGAVLAMLAGMVFSPNAIAIGIVCILVIIICLRMGMEETIGLTLVTVVAVMEASGEWQFALNRFLLSLIGIGCAFLINILFFPPKPKEQFALQIHSVFNKMSLLLRTVISDEMKETVFREEKEDLERSIQSLTSKYALMEEEIKKMKRAGFSRIRQLVIYKQKLLAMSKGLGILEAVDEHYFQAARTSQTDQFFDAHLERLIKFHEHILLKFDDKLKADSSEGLQIEADNEQFMSTLIGKYEGSSPGMLRLSVVAAAMYDYGHQLARLDKLVEHYHRGEAIEKEPMDLLLRSMRLK from the coding sequence GTGGTATTTGGAGCCCGTGTCTGGAAAACGGGAATGGCTGTCGCACTTGCGCTTTACATCAGTGTATGGCTTAACTTCACGCCTCCGGTTATCGCGGCAGTTGCGGCGATTTTTGCTATGCAGCCTTCGATCTATAGATCCTGGCGCTACTTCTTGGAGCAATTGCAGACGAATGTACTGGGAGCTGTACTCGCCATGCTGGCAGGGATGGTCTTCTCTCCTAATGCCATTGCTATTGGAATTGTATGCATTCTAGTTATCATTATTTGCTTACGGATGGGGATGGAAGAAACGATTGGCTTAACCCTTGTTACTGTGGTGGCGGTCATGGAAGCTTCGGGGGAATGGCAGTTCGCATTAAATCGCTTTTTGCTTAGTTTGATTGGGATAGGCTGCGCATTTTTGATCAATATTCTCTTTTTTCCTCCTAAGCCTAAGGAACAATTTGCCCTGCAGATTCATTCGGTTTTTAATAAAATGTCACTGCTGCTGCGGACAGTTATATCTGATGAAATGAAGGAAACTGTGTTTCGTGAAGAGAAGGAAGACTTGGAGCGCTCCATACAATCGTTAACATCGAAGTATGCGTTAATGGAGGAAGAGATTAAGAAGATGAAGAGAGCGGGCTTCAGCCGTATTCGTCAGCTCGTGATATACAAGCAGAAGCTGCTTGCAATGAGTAAAGGTCTTGGTATCCTCGAAGCTGTGGATGAGCATTATTTTCAGGCGGCGCGAACGTCGCAGACAGATCAGTTTTTTGATGCGCATTTAGAACGTTTGATTAAATTTCACGAACATATCTTGCTCAAATTTGATGATAAGCTGAAAGCGGACAGCTCGGAGGGCCTGCAAATAGAGGCGGATAATGAGCAATTTATGTCCACCTTAATCGGGAAATATGAAGGAAGTTCACCAGGGATGCTGAGACTTTCCGTCGTAGCAGCAGCGATGTATGATTACGGGCATCAACTTGCTCGTTTGGATAAGCTTGTGGAGCATTATCACCGGGGAGAAGCGATTGAAAAAGAACCGATGGACTTGCTGCTTAGAAGTATGCGGTTGAAATAG